The Vibrio toranzoniae sequence AGTGAAGTCAATCGAAGTTGAAAGCATTCGCTACGATGGTAACCGTTCTGAAATTCGACTACAGGCTAAAAGTTCGAACTTTCAACATTTTGAGACCGCTAGAATGAAGCTCGACGAGAAGTTTGCTGTGGAACAAGGGCCATTAAACCGTAATGGCGATGCCGTATTTGGCAGCTTTACTCTTAAACCACGTCAGTAACCGCGCAAGGAGATCAGTGATGAGAAATATGATTGAACCACTCCAAGCGTGGTGGACCTCAATAAGTCAAAGAGAACAGCGCCTGGTCATTGGCTGTTCAATTTTATTGGTGGTGGGTGCCGTTTATTGGGGATTAATACAGCCACTTAGTCAGCGAGCTGAACTGGCGCAAAGTCGTATTCAAAGTGAGAAACAACTCTTAGCTTGGGTAACCAATAAAGCCAATGAAGTTGTTGAGTTGCGAGGCAGCGCAGGCATTAGTGCTAGTCAGCCTTTGAACCAATCTGTACCCGCTTCTATGCGTCGTTTTAAGATTGAGTTGATTCGAGTGCAACCGCGTGGCGAGATGCTGCAAGTGTGGGTAAAGCCAGTGCCTTTTAATAAGTTCGTTGACTGGCTGACATACCTGAAAGAAAAGCAGGGCGTGGAGGTTGAGTTTATGGATATTGATCGCTCTGATAACCCTGGGGTTATAGACGTCAACCGACTACAGTTTAAACGAGGTTAATGTGAAACGCGGTTTATCTCTTAAATATGGCCTGCTATTCAGTGGCACCTTTATTGTCTTTTTCTCTGTCAGCCTGTTGCTGCACTTACCGGCATCTTTTGCTCTTAAGCATGCACCTGCTGTACGCGGTCTGAGTATCGAAGGTGTTGAAGGTACAGTTTGGCAGGGTCGCGCCAACAATATTGTGTGGCAGCGAGTCAATTACGGAGCAGTGCAGTGGGATTTCCAGTTCTCTAAATTATTCCAAGCTAAAGCAGAGCTCGCCGTGCGTTTTGGCCGTAACAGCGACATGAACTTGTCAGGTAAAGGGCATATTGGGTACAGCATGAGTGGTGCATATGCGGAAAACTTAGTGGCTTCAATGCCTGCTATGAACGTGATGAAATATGCCCCAACCATCCCAGTGCCTGTTTCGATTGGTGGACAAGTTGAATTGACGATCAAGCACGCGGCTCATGCCCTGCCTTGGTGTCAATCGGGCGAAGGTACAGTGGCATGGTCTGGTGCGGCAGTGGATTCCCCTGTTGGTTCGTTAGACCTAGGCCCTGTGATTGCGGATATTAGCTGTCAAGATAACGCCATTTCAGCCAAGGGAATACAAAGTAGCCCACAAGTGGGCAGCGAGTTTTCTGCGAGCGTAACGCCGAATCAAAGCTACACCTCATCGGCATGGTTTAAACCGGGTGCTGAGTTTCCGCCTGCGATGCAGAGCCAGCTTAAGTGGTTAGGCAACCCTGATAACCAAGGGAAATACCAATTTACCTACCAAGGTCGTTTTTAGCCCGGTATCTACTTCTGAGCTAGCATCCGTTGGTTATCAAACAGCGAGATATAAAAAATGGGCACCTCACTGAGGTGCCCATTTTATTTGAATATCAGATTGTCATGGCACTACGCGATTTAGTCTTTACCTTGTAAGATCTCGGGCCATGGTAAGTCTGCATCACCAAGCACGATGAAATTCGGGTTCTCAAGCGTCTCTCTTTCATTGTAAGAAAGCGGCTCTAACTGTGTACTCAAAATACGACCGCCAGCCTCTTCAACAATACACTGTGTCCCTGCGGTATCCCACTCGCCCGTTGGTCCAAGTCTGAGATAACAGTCCACCGCCCCCTCAGCTAC is a genomic window containing:
- a CDS encoding type II secretion system protein M, with translation MRNMIEPLQAWWTSISQREQRLVIGCSILLVVGAVYWGLIQPLSQRAELAQSRIQSEKQLLAWVTNKANEVVELRGSAGISASQPLNQSVPASMRRFKIELIRVQPRGEMLQVWVKPVPFNKFVDWLTYLKEKQGVEVEFMDIDRSDNPGVIDVNRLQFKRG
- a CDS encoding type II secretion system protein N produces the protein MKRGLSLKYGLLFSGTFIVFFSVSLLLHLPASFALKHAPAVRGLSIEGVEGTVWQGRANNIVWQRVNYGAVQWDFQFSKLFQAKAELAVRFGRNSDMNLSGKGHIGYSMSGAYAENLVASMPAMNVMKYAPTIPVPVSIGGQVELTIKHAAHALPWCQSGEGTVAWSGAAVDSPVGSLDLGPVIADISCQDNAISAKGIQSSPQVGSEFSASVTPNQSYTSSAWFKPGAEFPPAMQSQLKWLGNPDNQGKYQFTYQGRF